The DNA window ACAGGCATCGTTTATATCGATCAAAGCTTTTTTTCCATTATACTCCACATGAAAGTGAGGTGGATTATGATCATCATAATACATAGTAATCCTTATTCCATAAAATAAAGCAATTTCCGGCATACATATACCTCCATCTTCACAGCTCACTTTTTAAATACTAAATACTATTAATTTTATTATAGCTTAGACATCATATTGTGTACAGATAAATTCCAATTTTGCACCGCTCAACTCCTCGATAAATTTTCTTTTTCTTTAGTTATTCTTCCTTAAAATCGAATTTTGACTGCCTAGATTATACGGACAAATATCTCTACACTTATGACAAGCTATTCTCCAAACCTGCTCTTCTTCATCATCTCCAAATGCAAAATCCCAACAGGATTGCTGTTTTATTTCTGGATTTTCTAAAGCATTTACAGGACAAATATCAACACATAAGTTACAATTATTACAAAGAGGTTCTTTCATTTTATCAGGCTCAAGATTCTGTTCGCATAACACTGCTCCTAACCAGACCATACTTCCAAACTCTGGCGTTATTAACAAAGAATGCCTCCCTATTGTTCCCAAACCCGCCGCTTGAGCTATATGTTTTTGCGAAACAATAGAACGCCATCTGTTAGTATTTTTATCCCATTGGCTTTCATTTGTAGGAATAGGAACACATACTATCTGGTTCTTTTCCATTTCAATACAAAAATCTAGAGCTATCGCATCCATTTTTGACGTGATAGAATTTCTTACCCTTGTATATGGAATATTAGACTTGCAATTAAGTGTTCCTACTGGAAATCTGCAACCAAAAGAAATTACCGATTTGCAAGTCGGAAGTGCATCTAAAGGATGATAGCCTTTCGGTGCATTATCAAACCTATCTATACTTGCTATACCACACAAATCTGCACCTAGCGCAAACATTATTTCCTTTATCCTTTTACTATCCAACATACAATATCCCCTCCGCAAATTCCAATCTGTCGACCTAGTTTTCCTTCATTATACCATTCGTTTATTTCCCTGTCATTGTCTTTCTTACCATAGATGAAGTAAACGAATTGTCAGTTGAAATGAAAAAGATCGTCTCCAAAATGATGTGACTTCAGACTTGTTTTCTTAATCATACAACTGGCGTTTCTTTTTTTCAAGATTATAGATTCCCGATCTGTTCCCGGATGGCAAGGATCTTACGTACGGTGGAATTTCCAGCCAGAGTCCCATGCAAAGCCTCCGCATACCGCTGTACCTCTCTCTGTTTCGCTGTATACTTTTTCCTCTGTGGTTCATCGATCATTCCGTCTGTCCCTGTTGCCGCGCATGTTTCCAGCTCCCGCTCCTTCGGTAATTCACAAGGTCAATCACTTTTTCCCGTCCATAATTACGGATAAAACAACGCAGCTTGCACATCCGGTCTGAACCCGTCTCACTCCATCCCATAGGTCTTGAACTCATCCGCTCAGATAAAACGCTGCTCACATGTCCTTCCGCGCTGCATCCCAGCACATGCTTATCATGGAATGCCCTCTGGATATACTCCCAGTTTCCAACAAGATACGTCCTGCAGTCTTCTACCGCGCGGTCGCTCCCTTCACAATGGTTCCGGATCCGGGTCAGGAGCTTTTTGGCTGCCAGAAGCTTATTTTTATAAATATACTTATAGAACCGTCCTTTTGTGACCCCTTCTTCATCCAGCATATACCCGGCTACCCGGTTGATATATTTCATCAGATGAAACCGGTCTGCCACGAGTCTGCTTTTACCTACATAGTTGGCAGCCGCACGGATCCAGCTCCCGCCATCGCTGTTGATATAAACACATTTCAGTACGTCCAGATCATAGTGCCGCCGGATATAAGCATCTACAGATTCCCACAGGGCGGCATTCTGATCCGATCCCGCATAAAGTCCTCCAAAATAGAACGGTGAGATCAGCTTTCTCCTGCCATTGCAGATCTCTTCTTTTCCTTCAAAGAGATAGACCAGCTTGCCGATAAAGCATCCCTGTTCATATCCATCTTTCTGCCGATGGATATGATCCTCATCCGCTTCGATATAAAGGTATTCGCAGGCCTTCTTTTCCTTTGGCGGTTCTTCCATCTCCGGGATCTCTTTTTCGATGGAGTGGACTTTGTTCATTACCGTCGTCTTTGTGATCGTCTGCCCATTTGTCTTTATTGATTCCGCGGCATGCTGGTAAGAATGGACTTCCGCTTCATTCAAAAGCTTTGCTTCTGCCGCTGCTGTAAATCTTTCTCTATCCGGCAGGTGCATCAGTTCATCCAGGAGGCACCGGATCTTTCCTGTCTGGTCTTTATACAGGGTATGCGTAAAGGTAATATCTCCTACAATGGAGATCAATGTCCTCTGTCTGCTCCGCTGCACAGTATAATTGTCCTTGCGTATCCCGCTGTCACGGATCATCTGGTCGGCATTCGTCAGTGCCAGACCGATAAAATCTGCCGCCATCTGATTACTCAGACTGCTGACCGTTTCCTCAAAAGTGGTAAATGAATCCAGGTGTTCCAGAAATTTCTCTTCCGCATTAAGTAAACCACTGACAAGAGTATTGATTAATGTTATAATATCCATGAGTATTGGACTCCTTTCGGTTTTTGTTTTTTTCGTCGAAATCATTATACCTCAAGGAACCAATACTCTTTTCATTTATTTTTTGTCAACTGACTATTTCTTTACTCCAACCTTACCATACGAAAAGAGAGCGGAACATCATATGTCCACTCCCTTTCAAATACTTTTCATGATTCATTGCTTCCCACTATCCCATACCTAAATGCGAAAAAACCGCACTTACTTGTGATACGGTTCCCCATTTATGATCCGATATCCCCGGTACACCTGCTCCAGCAGTATCACCCGCATCAGC is part of the Lachnospiraceae bacterium KGMB03038 genome and encodes:
- a CDS encoding epoxyqueuosine reductase, translating into MDSKRIKEIMFALGADLCGIASIDRFDNAPKGYHPLDALPTCKSVISFGCRFPVGTLNCKSNIPYTRVRNSITSKMDAIALDFCIEMEKNQIVCVPIPTNESQWDKNTNRWRSIVSQKHIAQAAGLGTIGRHSLLITPEFGSMVWLGAVLCEQNLEPDKMKEPLCNNCNLCVDICPVNALENPEIKQQSCWDFAFGDDEEEQVWRIACHKCRDICPYNLGSQNSILRKNN
- a CDS encoding ISLre2 family transposase; this translates as MISTKKTKTERSPILMDIITLINTLVSGLLNAEEKFLEHLDSFTTFEETVSSLSNQMAADFIGLALTNADQMIRDSGIRKDNYTVQRSRQRTLISIVGDITFTHTLYKDQTGKIRCLLDELMHLPDRERFTAAAEAKLLNEAEVHSYQHAAESIKTNGQTITKTTVMNKVHSIEKEIPEMEEPPKEKKACEYLYIEADEDHIHRQKDGYEQGCFIGKLVYLFEGKEEICNGRRKLISPFYFGGLYAGSDQNAALWESVDAYIRRHYDLDVLKCVYINSDGGSWIRAAANYVGKSRLVADRFHLMKYINRVAGYMLDEEGVTKGRFYKYIYKNKLLAAKKLLTRIRNHCEGSDRAVEDCRTYLVGNWEYIQRAFHDKHVLGCSAEGHVSSVLSERMSSRPMGWSETGSDRMCKLRCFIRNYGREKVIDLVNYRRSGSWKHARQQGQTE